A genomic segment from Bradyrhizobium diazoefficiens USDA 110 encodes:
- a CDS encoding ABC transporter ATP-binding protein, with product MMFASRSPESEKDAGAIGRGTSLNVLEDLSPGNLHGVMGPRNIERTAVVSPEDRKGATLIVEGIRKSFGGLHVFSDVSFTVAPGEVLGIIGPNGAGKTTLINVVCGMLRPSAGRVLLGGEDITGGPIHASSRRGVIRSFQQTNTFRNATIRENISRAVRFSRGESSAWKKLSPLVEAFGLEPYLSVQSDKLPYGLQKMLGLVLVCATSPKVLLLDEPAAGLEHRERPRIDIFVDHMRREFGCAVVIVEHDMELVRRLCPRVLVLDSGRVLAEGDPAEVLSRKDVIDAYLGAVDEEAR from the coding sequence ATGATGTTCGCGAGTCGATCGCCGGAGAGTGAGAAAGACGCCGGCGCGATAGGGCGTGGAACCTCGCTTAACGTCCTCGAGGACCTTAGCCCGGGCAACTTGCACGGTGTCATGGGCCCCCGCAACATCGAAAGGACCGCCGTGGTTTCCCCCGAGGACCGCAAGGGCGCCACGTTGATAGTCGAAGGCATCCGGAAGAGCTTTGGTGGCCTTCATGTGTTCAGCGATGTGAGCTTTACGGTCGCTCCGGGCGAAGTCTTGGGCATCATCGGGCCGAACGGCGCCGGCAAGACGACGCTCATCAACGTCGTCTGCGGAATGCTGCGACCAAGCGCCGGACGAGTTCTGCTCGGCGGTGAGGACATAACCGGAGGGCCGATACACGCGAGCAGTCGCCGCGGCGTCATCCGGAGTTTCCAGCAAACGAATACATTTCGTAACGCGACGATCCGGGAAAATATCTCTCGAGCAGTGCGATTCAGTCGAGGCGAGAGCAGTGCTTGGAAAAAGCTCTCTCCGCTGGTCGAGGCATTCGGGCTCGAGCCCTATCTCTCGGTGCAGAGCGACAAGCTGCCCTATGGGTTGCAGAAAATGCTCGGATTGGTTCTGGTCTGCGCGACGAGTCCGAAGGTGCTCCTTCTTGACGAGCCCGCGGCCGGGCTGGAGCACCGGGAACGCCCGCGGATCGACATCTTCGTCGATCACATGAGGCGTGAGTTCGGTTGCGCAGTCGTGATCGTCGAGCACGACATGGAACTGGTGCGCAGGCTCTGTCCGAGGGTCCTCGTGCTTGATTCCGGGCGGGTGCTGGCCGAAGGCGATCCGGCGGAGGTGCTTTCTCGAAAGGATGTCATCGACGCCTATCTCGGAGCGGTCGACGAGGAGGCGCGTTGA
- a CDS encoding branched-chain amino acid ABC transporter permease codes for MLMSNQEAARSGRLPAVASIAAIALTFVVPWSTENPAIYSLVDQMLIAVTAAFSVFIMLRMNLMTFAVPTFMAIGAYTSALLGLRHGVTDVLILGACSFLVPMLFALPLGALVLRLTGVYFVLVTFVLTEITQLVLFETPGLTGGSNGLVGMPAVTLFGFELGDNRGVLLITIGLALAGALITSAVTLGLRQHFAAIEENELLAQSLGLVVWHYKSFGFAVAAGVAGLAGFALANMLLTAHPTSFSPLSSVNYIAYVIIGGKANMLGPIVGAILLVWAGDAFAFRGEYSQLLFGSLIVLVVLVARDGVLGTLQRVLRSFTSSGASRSRHTASTISTSTVTESRP; via the coding sequence ATGCTGATGTCAAATCAAGAAGCCGCACGAAGTGGCAGGCTGCCGGCTGTGGCGAGCATCGCGGCAATCGCGCTCACGTTCGTCGTTCCGTGGAGCACCGAGAATCCGGCGATCTACTCGCTGGTGGATCAAATGCTCATCGCCGTCACGGCAGCGTTCAGCGTCTTCATCATGCTGCGCATGAATCTCATGACGTTCGCCGTCCCGACGTTCATGGCAATCGGGGCATATACCTCTGCTCTCCTGGGGCTTCGCCACGGGGTGACCGATGTCCTGATCCTGGGGGCGTGCAGTTTCCTCGTGCCCATGCTGTTCGCGCTTCCGCTCGGGGCGCTGGTGCTCCGTCTGACCGGTGTCTATTTCGTCCTCGTCACCTTCGTTCTGACCGAGATTACGCAACTCGTCCTGTTCGAGACCCCGGGATTGACCGGCGGATCGAACGGTCTTGTCGGCATGCCGGCGGTGACGCTCTTCGGTTTCGAACTGGGCGACAACAGGGGCGTCCTGCTCATCACGATCGGTCTCGCGCTCGCCGGAGCGCTGATAACGTCGGCCGTGACTCTCGGCCTGCGCCAGCATTTCGCGGCCATCGAGGAGAATGAGCTGCTCGCTCAAAGCCTTGGTCTCGTGGTTTGGCACTACAAGTCGTTCGGCTTTGCCGTTGCCGCAGGAGTGGCCGGACTGGCAGGCTTCGCCCTCGCAAATATGTTGCTAACGGCGCATCCGACGTCGTTCAGTCCGCTATCATCGGTAAACTACATCGCCTACGTGATCATCGGCGGCAAAGCCAACATGCTCGGTCCGATCGTCGGCGCAATCCTGCTGGTATGGGCCGGAGACGCGTTTGCATTCCGCGGCGAGTATTCACAACTCCTCTTTGGCTCGCTGATCGTCCTGGTAGTCCTCGTCGCGCGGGATGGTGTGCTTGGAACTCTGCAGCGAGTCTTGCGGTCCTTTACCTCCTCCGGCGCCAGCCGCTCGCGGCACACCGCGTCGACGATATCGACCTCGACCGTCACGGAGTCGCGGCCATGA
- a CDS encoding branched-chain amino acid ABC transporter permease — protein MEGIVATLLIGVSLGAQYALLALGFTLVFGILGVVNFAHGGFYVLGGYLAYSSMAFLGAPYLIAVIVAALGTAALGYLFERFLLDRLVNDHLSTLMLTLGLYLMMSSGLLAVFGPQSPAFTFPLTGVLRWHGFFIPIENLVVLVVCLVGISSVYALMYRSDFGRALRALADDRAVATAQGLRPKLLFPAAFALATGLAGLTGALVTPILSLAPHVGDPVLATSFLIVILGGLGSIGGATAAAFLVGMVEAFSAVYLGGSKGALVLFVLVLLMLVVKPAGLFGQRVRGA, from the coding sequence GTGGAAGGCATCGTCGCCACACTCCTCATCGGTGTCAGCCTGGGCGCGCAGTACGCGCTGCTCGCCCTTGGCTTCACCCTGGTCTTCGGCATCCTGGGCGTGGTCAACTTCGCTCACGGCGGCTTCTACGTCCTCGGCGGGTATCTCGCCTACTCGTCAATGGCGTTCCTGGGCGCGCCGTACCTGATCGCGGTGATCGTTGCGGCGCTGGGTACAGCCGCGCTCGGATACCTGTTCGAGCGCTTCCTGCTCGATCGACTGGTCAATGACCACCTTTCAACGCTCATGCTGACGCTCGGATTGTACCTGATGATGTCGAGCGGCCTCCTTGCCGTTTTCGGGCCGCAATCGCCCGCGTTCACCTTTCCCTTGACCGGTGTCCTGCGCTGGCACGGGTTCTTCATTCCGATCGAAAACCTCGTGGTTCTCGTCGTATGCCTGGTCGGCATATCCTCGGTGTACGCGCTGATGTATCGCAGTGACTTCGGCCGCGCGCTTCGCGCTCTCGCCGATGATCGGGCCGTGGCGACCGCTCAGGGCCTGAGGCCGAAACTCCTGTTTCCCGCGGCGTTTGCGCTGGCGACCGGACTTGCGGGACTCACGGGCGCGCTGGTCACGCCGATCCTTTCGCTTGCGCCACACGTTGGCGATCCCGTGCTGGCGACCTCATTTCTCATCGTGATCCTCGGCGGTCTCGGGAGCATCGGAGGGGCGACCGCTGCGGCGTTCCTCGTGGGGATGGTGGAGGCGTTTTCGGCCGTCTACCTCGGAGGGTCAAAGGGCGCCTTGGTGCTGTTTGTACTCGTGCTTCTCATGCTCGTGGTGAAGCCCGCGGGTCTGTTCGGTCAGCGTGTGCGTGGAGCCTGA
- a CDS encoding ABC transporter substrate-binding protein has protein sequence MKITRRDFVMAGAAMAALSTFAGSAGAAGTQELKIGVVGVLSGPAAQWGLALKGAVEFVAAEANRDDLIKIDGAPCQVSVVAIDSKYTAEGGAAAANALAGQGVKFIIGAIGSPELTGLKPIAKRNSMLVLASSYAKDAIGAQWPLVFHVGPGPSGWADPIIKIAKQKFGMKSVVLVAPNDQGGTDIAPVEAEAYKKNGIAATEEYYQRGTTNFAPLVTRIMNQKPEAVDLASSPTGDAGILVKQLRQAGFEGPIGRLGGPGYSEISRVAGGDPVLKNFYWYEPIVVDEKAQMIAEDYKKMMGADRPENNLFFQWVSGVRMVLKAIAKAGTVTDTEKVAEALRSLPVTDPNIGTGHWIGKEFFGVNQELSFPFGVGLVTDGQLQPITRVEAATGK, from the coding sequence ATGAAGATCACACGGCGTGATTTCGTGATGGCTGGAGCGGCGATGGCCGCACTGAGCACGTTCGCCGGCAGCGCTGGAGCCGCCGGGACCCAGGAGCTCAAGATCGGCGTTGTCGGCGTGCTGTCCGGGCCCGCGGCGCAGTGGGGATTGGCACTCAAAGGCGCGGTGGAGTTCGTGGCCGCCGAGGCAAATCGCGACGACCTGATCAAGATCGACGGCGCTCCGTGCCAGGTCAGCGTCGTGGCCATCGACAGCAAGTATACGGCGGAAGGCGGAGCGGCAGCGGCGAATGCGCTAGCGGGCCAGGGAGTAAAGTTCATCATCGGCGCAATCGGCTCGCCCGAACTGACCGGGCTCAAGCCGATTGCCAAACGCAACTCGATGCTGGTGTTGGCCAGCAGCTACGCCAAGGATGCGATCGGGGCGCAATGGCCGCTGGTCTTCCACGTGGGACCGGGGCCGTCGGGTTGGGCTGATCCGATCATCAAGATCGCCAAGCAGAAATTCGGAATGAAGAGCGTCGTGCTGGTTGCGCCGAATGATCAAGGCGGAACGGATATCGCTCCGGTCGAGGCCGAGGCCTACAAGAAGAACGGTATTGCGGCCACCGAAGAATACTATCAGCGTGGCACGACCAACTTTGCGCCGCTTGTGACGCGCATCATGAACCAGAAGCCGGAGGCGGTTGATCTTGCCTCTTCGCCGACGGGAGACGCCGGCATCCTGGTTAAGCAATTGCGCCAGGCGGGTTTCGAGGGACCCATCGGGCGGCTCGGAGGGCCGGGCTATAGCGAGATTTCGCGGGTCGCCGGTGGAGACCCCGTTCTCAAGAATTTCTATTGGTACGAGCCCATCGTCGTCGACGAAAAGGCTCAGATGATCGCCGAAGATTACAAGAAGATGATGGGCGCGGACCGGCCCGAGAACAATCTCTTCTTCCAGTGGGTGTCAGGTGTCCGGATGGTGCTCAAGGCGATCGCCAAGGCCGGGACGGTCACCGACACGGAGAAGGTGGCGGAGGCATTGCGCTCCCTGCCGGTGACGGATCCGAACATCGGGACGGGGCACTGGATCGGCAAGGAGTTCTTCGGCGTCAATCAGGAGCTCTCCTTCCCGTTCGGCGTGGGTCTCGTCACCGACGGCCAGCTGCAGCCGATCACGCGCGTCGAAGCCGCCACCGGCAAATAG
- a CDS encoding SDR family NAD(P)-dependent oxidoreductase, producing MTSEVRLDGKVVIVTGAGGGIGHSIALLMGARGAKVVVNDIGASVSGEGADVGPAQSVATEIRAAGGEAVANTDSVAEAVSANRIVVQALDTFGRIDCVVNNAGILRDRYFHKMSRDEWNAVIKVHLYGAFHVSRAAAPHMREQQGGAFVHMTSTSGLIGNYGQSNYAAAKMGIVGLSKIIALDMHKFNVRSNCISPFAWSRMVGAIPTDTPEQQARVEKVKQMTPDKIAPLAVYLGSDSAAAVNGQVFVVRNNEIMLMSQPRPLRSVQRTEGWTPETIADHAMPAMRASFFDLDRSSDVFCWDPV from the coding sequence ATGACGAGTGAGGTGCGGCTGGACGGCAAGGTCGTCATTGTGACCGGAGCCGGCGGAGGAATCGGGCACTCCATCGCCCTACTGATGGGCGCACGCGGCGCGAAGGTCGTGGTCAACGACATCGGCGCATCGGTCAGCGGCGAGGGCGCCGACGTGGGACCGGCCCAATCGGTTGCGACGGAGATCAGGGCGGCCGGTGGGGAGGCCGTGGCAAATACCGACAGCGTCGCCGAAGCCGTCTCTGCCAACCGGATCGTCGTCCAGGCTCTCGACACCTTCGGAAGGATAGACTGCGTCGTCAACAACGCGGGTATTCTAAGAGACAGATATTTCCACAAGATGAGTCGGGACGAGTGGAATGCCGTCATCAAGGTGCATCTCTACGGCGCCTTCCACGTGAGCAGGGCCGCTGCTCCCCACATGCGGGAACAGCAGGGCGGCGCCTTCGTGCACATGACGTCCACGTCCGGCCTGATCGGCAATTACGGCCAGTCGAACTATGCCGCGGCGAAGATGGGCATCGTCGGTCTGTCGAAGATCATCGCGCTCGACATGCACAAGTTCAACGTGCGGTCCAACTGCATTTCGCCGTTCGCCTGGAGCCGCATGGTCGGCGCCATTCCGACCGATACGCCAGAGCAGCAGGCGCGCGTGGAAAAGGTCAAGCAGATGACCCCCGACAAGATCGCGCCGCTCGCCGTCTATCTCGGCAGCGACAGTGCCGCCGCCGTGAACGGGCAGGTCTTTGTCGTCCGCAACAACGAGATCATGCTGATGTCCCAACCGCGGCCGCTGCGCTCGGTGCAGAGGACGGAAGGATGGACCCCCGAGACCATCGCAGATCACGCGATGCCTGCGATGCGCGCGTCGTTCTTCGATCTCGACCGTTCCAGCGACGTGTTCTGCTGGGACCCGGTCTGA
- a CDS encoding MaoC/PaaZ C-terminal domain-containing protein → MKNWKFPEVEHTYSQRDTMLYALGLGLGAEPLSSAHLAFVYEQGEEPLRAVPSMACVLALPGQWVRDPATGIDWIKLVHGEQRLEILRPLPAEGTVVGRTRVTSVVDKGEGRGALVHTERVVHDKASGAHLATVQEVRFCRGDGGYSAAGQPSDQAPPALKAVPDSPPDAVWQVATRRDMALIYRLSGDYNPLHADPKVARIAGYERPILHGLATYGLACRALLETCCEGRVERLRGLDARFTAPVLPGDSIAVHMWRVGTDVAFRAIATERGVVVLNHGNARLA, encoded by the coding sequence GTGAAGAATTGGAAGTTCCCTGAGGTCGAACACACATACTCGCAGCGCGATACGATGCTCTATGCGCTGGGGCTCGGACTGGGCGCCGAGCCGCTCAGTTCCGCGCACCTCGCCTTCGTGTACGAGCAGGGGGAGGAGCCGTTGCGCGCGGTGCCGAGCATGGCATGCGTGCTCGCCCTGCCCGGCCAGTGGGTGCGGGACCCCGCGACGGGAATCGACTGGATCAAGCTGGTTCACGGCGAGCAGAGGCTCGAAATCCTCAGACCCCTTCCGGCGGAAGGCACCGTCGTCGGTCGCACGCGGGTGACGAGCGTCGTCGACAAGGGGGAAGGCAGGGGCGCGCTCGTGCATACGGAGCGCGTCGTCCATGACAAGGCCTCCGGGGCACATCTCGCCACCGTCCAGGAGGTCCGCTTCTGCCGTGGCGACGGCGGCTACAGCGCCGCGGGCCAGCCGAGCGATCAGGCGCCTCCTGCGCTGAAGGCGGTGCCGGACAGCCCGCCCGACGCCGTGTGGCAAGTCGCGACGCGGCGCGACATGGCGCTGATCTATCGCCTGTCGGGTGACTACAATCCGCTGCATGCGGATCCGAAGGTCGCCCGGATCGCAGGATATGAGCGTCCGATCCTCCATGGCCTGGCGACCTACGGACTGGCCTGCCGGGCGCTGCTGGAGACGTGTTGCGAGGGGCGGGTCGAGCGCCTGCGTGGCCTCGACGCCAGGTTCACGGCGCCCGTCCTTCCGGGCGATTCCATCGCGGTTCACATGTGGCGCGTGGGGACGGATGTCGCGTTCCGCGCCATCGCCACCGAACGCGGCGTCGTGGTGCTCAACCACGGCAATGCCCGGTTGGCCTAG
- a CDS encoding citryl-CoA lyase has translation MRKTKPIRSDIAWSTPDRITVRGKDMASEILGHMNLGDMAFLQLTGKGPTPEQSRVFNAMLITLVEHGITPSAIVARMTYAGAPESLQAAVAAGLCGLGTVFVGSTEGAARMLYEAVQAAADTSDLERVASATVDAFRARKEIVPGIGHPYHKPVDPRAPRLFEIAAENGMAGRYTTLMSLIARQAEAKSGKPLPVNATGAIGAICCEFGFPWKVVRGFGVMARAIGLVGHILEESQQPMAMEILWRTEEEAARHLRPTSASADGVTS, from the coding sequence ATGCGTAAGACCAAACCCATTCGCTCCGACATTGCATGGAGCACGCCCGACCGGATAACCGTCCGCGGGAAAGATATGGCCAGCGAGATTCTCGGCCATATGAATCTCGGAGATATGGCCTTTCTCCAACTGACAGGGAAGGGGCCCACCCCGGAGCAGTCGCGCGTGTTCAACGCCATGCTCATCACCCTCGTGGAGCATGGAATTACGCCGAGTGCCATCGTTGCGCGGATGACCTATGCGGGTGCCCCGGAATCGCTCCAGGCCGCCGTCGCGGCCGGGCTGTGCGGACTCGGAACGGTGTTCGTCGGCAGCACCGAGGGCGCGGCCCGCATGCTCTACGAAGCCGTTCAGGCTGCAGCGGACACGTCGGATCTCGAGAGGGTCGCCAGTGCCACGGTCGATGCCTTTCGCGCTCGGAAAGAGATTGTTCCTGGGATCGGCCATCCCTACCACAAACCCGTCGATCCGCGCGCGCCCCGCCTGTTCGAGATCGCGGCCGAGAACGGAATGGCCGGACGCTATACGACACTCATGAGCCTGATCGCCCGCCAGGCCGAGGCCAAGTCGGGCAAGCCTCTGCCGGTCAACGCCACCGGTGCCATTGGCGCCATCTGCTGCGAGTTCGGCTTTCCCTGGAAAGTAGTGCGGGGCTTCGGAGTCATGGCGCGGGCGATCGGTCTCGTGGGGCACATCCTCGAGGAATCTCAGCAGCCCATGGCCATGGAAATCCTCTGGCGAACCGAAGAGGAGGCCGCCCGGCACCTGCGGCCCACGTCCGCTTCCGCCGACGGGGTGACGTCGTGA
- a CDS encoding Bug family tripartite tricarboxylate transporter substrate binding protein, with protein MAAGVAEVLGATVIVENVGGAAGTIGMMQVARAVPDGYTIGLGHVGTQAVNPHVQKNIPYDPFKAFVPVAQLAEYHSVLLINPNLPYKTLADLLAAAKAKPETITYGSAGLGSTNHLATEQLARAAGVKFVHVPYKGYAPARTDLLAGNIDFMFDVWSSSAADFIKSGTLRALATTAPTPDKSPDNIPLISETFPGFKATGWTGIFAPAGTPPQIVARLSDAIARTLRKPDARSTFESSGYEVAYASGEELAETMRKDDAELGALIRALDVDSN; from the coding sequence GTGGCGGCCGGCGTCGCCGAGGTGCTCGGAGCAACCGTTATCGTGGAGAACGTTGGCGGCGCGGCCGGCACGATCGGCATGATGCAGGTGGCGCGCGCCGTGCCCGACGGCTACACGATCGGGCTCGGCCACGTCGGCACCCAGGCGGTCAACCCGCACGTGCAGAAGAATATCCCCTACGACCCTTTCAAGGCTTTCGTTCCAGTCGCGCAACTGGCCGAGTACCATAGCGTGCTTCTGATAAATCCCAACCTCCCCTACAAGACGCTGGCGGATCTTCTCGCCGCCGCGAAAGCAAAGCCGGAGACGATCACCTACGGCTCGGCAGGGTTGGGCTCGACCAACCACCTCGCCACGGAGCAGCTTGCCCGCGCGGCCGGGGTGAAGTTCGTCCACGTGCCCTACAAGGGATATGCCCCGGCGCGAACCGACCTGCTGGCGGGCAATATCGATTTCATGTTCGACGTGTGGAGCAGCAGCGCGGCCGATTTCATCAAGTCCGGCACGTTGCGCGCGCTTGCCACCACGGCGCCCACGCCCGACAAGAGCCCCGACAACATTCCCCTGATCTCCGAAACTTTTCCCGGATTCAAGGCGACGGGCTGGACGGGCATCTTTGCGCCGGCCGGTACGCCGCCGCAGATCGTCGCGCGGCTCAGCGACGCGATCGCGCGAACGCTCAGGAAGCCCGACGCGCGATCGACCTTCGAGTCATCCGGCTATGAGGTCGCCTACGCTTCGGGTGAAGAACTCGCCGAGACGATGCGGAAGGATGATGCAGAACTCGGCGCGCTCATCAGGGCGCTCGACGTCGATTCGAATTGA
- a CDS encoding acetate--CoA ligase family protein, whose protein sequence is MRAPATLDALFAPRSVAIIGASNDSNRIGGRPLRYLREAGFAGAVYPVNPRRNEVQGLRAYADVRDIPGPVDLAIVIVSADLVVETIEACAEKGIGCAIIFSSGFAEVGPEGARRQQRIEEIARAAGMRLLGPNCLGAFNSHSGFFGTFTQAFDTGVMFPGELGVVSQSGAAGAHLAYMCRQRCIGIGHWITTGNEADIEVSECVEWMAHAPHVKVIALFVEAIRNGPRFVRALEAAREHGKPVIAIKVGRSAAGALAAASHTGALVGEDKIYDAVLRQHGAYRAESIDELLDLTYASLQGRFPSNSRLGIVTTSGGLGILAADAAVQVGLAVAPLNEGARGKITAMIPFAGTRNPIDVTAQGVNEPILISRSIACALNEGGYGSLVCFLTSAPAVPSIGTPLLQALVSLRQDHPDAVIALEMVVPPEIRRQYEEAGFLVFEDLHRAIRTLHALDVIRNGFALQPSCVPDAPAATALPDVADEYNAKLLLGRHGIPVLAERVVSTPAQAAEAAREVGLPVVLKIVSPDIPHKTEVGGVVLDVRTVEAAEEQARALLHRVAEARPDARISGILVSPMRSGGIESICGVVNDAVFGPVVVFGLGGIHVELLRDVSFRLAPFDEAEAHRMIREIRGAQILLGARGGARGDVDALARSLAALSRFAVAHRDQVAEVDINPMMVLPEGEGVVALDALIVRSESARPQSVSNIPHGAENREDRSVLA, encoded by the coding sequence ATGAGAGCTCCCGCAACTCTCGACGCACTGTTCGCGCCACGGTCGGTTGCCATCATCGGAGCCTCCAACGACAGCAATCGTATCGGCGGGCGTCCCCTGCGCTATCTGCGCGAAGCCGGTTTCGCCGGTGCCGTGTATCCCGTCAATCCTCGCCGTAATGAGGTGCAGGGCCTTCGCGCCTATGCCGACGTCCGCGATATTCCGGGGCCGGTGGATCTTGCCATCGTCATCGTGAGCGCTGACCTCGTGGTCGAGACGATCGAGGCCTGCGCCGAGAAGGGGATCGGCTGCGCCATCATCTTCTCCTCTGGCTTTGCCGAAGTGGGGCCGGAGGGCGCGCGGCGGCAGCAGCGCATCGAGGAGATTGCCCGGGCAGCTGGAATGCGTCTGCTCGGTCCCAACTGCCTCGGTGCATTCAATTCGCATTCGGGCTTCTTTGGCACCTTCACGCAGGCCTTCGATACCGGTGTCATGTTCCCGGGAGAGCTTGGCGTCGTCAGCCAGAGCGGTGCGGCCGGGGCACACCTCGCCTATATGTGCCGCCAGCGCTGCATCGGCATCGGGCACTGGATCACCACCGGCAACGAGGCGGACATCGAGGTGTCGGAGTGCGTCGAATGGATGGCGCACGCCCCGCACGTGAAGGTGATCGCGCTGTTTGTCGAGGCGATCCGCAATGGACCGAGATTCGTGCGTGCGCTGGAAGCTGCTCGTGAGCACGGCAAGCCGGTCATCGCGATCAAGGTTGGGCGCTCCGCGGCGGGCGCGCTCGCCGCAGCGTCCCATACGGGCGCGCTCGTTGGAGAGGACAAGATCTACGATGCGGTGTTGCGCCAGCACGGCGCCTATCGGGCCGAAAGCATCGACGAGCTCCTCGACCTGACCTATGCCAGCCTCCAGGGCCGCTTCCCATCCAACTCGCGGCTCGGCATCGTGACGACCTCGGGTGGACTCGGCATTCTCGCAGCGGATGCGGCGGTCCAGGTGGGGCTTGCCGTCGCCCCGCTGAACGAAGGCGCGCGGGGCAAGATCACCGCCATGATCCCGTTCGCGGGAACGCGCAACCCCATCGACGTCACGGCTCAAGGCGTCAACGAGCCGATCCTCATCAGCCGCTCCATCGCGTGTGCGCTCAACGAAGGAGGATACGGATCGCTCGTCTGCTTTCTCACCAGCGCGCCGGCCGTTCCGAGCATTGGCACCCCTCTGCTCCAGGCCCTCGTCTCGCTGAGGCAGGACCATCCTGACGCCGTCATTGCGCTCGAGATGGTCGTGCCGCCGGAAATTCGGCGGCAGTACGAGGAGGCCGGCTTCCTCGTCTTCGAGGACCTCCATCGCGCCATTCGGACGCTCCATGCGCTCGACGTCATCCGAAACGGGTTCGCATTACAGCCTTCCTGCGTCCCTGATGCGCCTGCGGCAACCGCGCTGCCTGATGTCGCCGACGAGTACAATGCCAAGCTTCTGCTCGGCAGGCACGGCATCCCGGTCCTTGCGGAGCGGGTCGTGTCCACGCCTGCGCAGGCGGCCGAGGCCGCGCGGGAGGTTGGGCTTCCGGTGGTGCTGAAGATCGTCTCCCCGGACATTCCGCACAAGACGGAAGTGGGCGGCGTCGTGCTCGACGTGCGCACGGTGGAGGCGGCCGAGGAGCAGGCGAGGGCGCTTCTGCACCGCGTTGCTGAAGCCAGGCCGGATGCGCGCATTAGCGGCATTCTGGTTTCGCCGATGCGAAGCGGAGGGATCGAATCGATCTGCGGCGTCGTCAACGATGCCGTTTTCGGGCCCGTCGTCGTGTTCGGCCTCGGAGGCATCCATGTCGAGCTCCTGCGAGACGTCTCGTTCAGGCTCGCACCTTTCGATGAAGCTGAAGCCCACCGCATGATCCGCGAGATTCGCGGCGCGCAGATCCTGTTGGGCGCACGCGGTGGGGCGCGGGGGGACGTGGATGCGTTGGCCCGCAGTTTGGCAGCCCTGTCGCGCTTCGCTGTCGCGCACCGAGATCAGGTGGCCGAGGTCGACATCAATCCAATGATGGTTCTTCCGGAAGGCGAGGGCGTGGTCGCACTCGACGCGCTCATCGTGCGGAGCGAAAGCGCGCGCCCGCAATCCGTGTCGAACATCCCGCATGGTGCCGAGAACCGAGAAGACCGGAGTGTACTGGCATGA